One Mycobacterium marseillense DNA window includes the following coding sequences:
- a CDS encoding enoyl-CoA hydratase/isomerase family protein, which translates to MMELNEMTDVLVTVRAGSLFVTLNDPTNRNALSDSILEDIEQICAHVVARQGYYRGLVLRGAGGVFSAGGNIKTFSHDYQSADTAADSIAAANRRYGALLSCLDALPLPVIAAVDGAARGGGVGLAAIADVVIATADSTFSLTETTLGLLPAQIAPFVAARVGRHTARRLMLTASRLDAAAAAAAGLVDEVVDDSCALDAAIDRTLGRVRRCAPRANAATKALVNASARLPLADLLDHSAKQFAAAMVAAEAKEGVAAFLEHRRPAWAAGHEADSDHPVRAVSAATCATRPAEENA; encoded by the coding sequence ATGATGGAGCTGAACGAGATGACCGACGTGTTGGTGACCGTCCGCGCCGGCTCGCTCTTCGTCACCTTGAATGATCCAACAAATCGAAATGCGCTGTCAGACAGCATTCTTGAAGACATCGAGCAGATCTGTGCACACGTCGTAGCTAGGCAGGGATACTACCGAGGGCTGGTGCTGCGCGGGGCCGGAGGCGTGTTCAGCGCGGGGGGCAACATCAAGACGTTTAGCCACGACTACCAAAGCGCGGACACTGCAGCGGATTCCATAGCGGCAGCCAACCGCCGCTATGGAGCGCTACTCAGTTGCCTCGATGCGCTGCCACTTCCGGTGATCGCCGCGGTCGACGGCGCAGCGAGGGGTGGGGGAGTGGGACTGGCGGCGATTGCCGACGTCGTGATCGCAACGGCTGATAGCACGTTCTCGCTGACTGAGACGACGTTGGGTCTCCTCCCAGCACAGATTGCCCCGTTTGTCGCCGCGCGCGTGGGCCGTCATACCGCCAGACGCCTGATGTTGACGGCATCCCGGCTCGACGCCGCGGCCGCCGCCGCGGCGGGTCTTGTCGACGAGGTCGTCGACGATTCTTGCGCCCTCGATGCCGCCATCGACAGGACACTCGGACGAGTTCGCCGCTGTGCACCGCGTGCCAACGCGGCCACCAAGGCACTCGTCAACGCCTCAGCACGGCTGCCGTTGGCGGATCTATTGGACCATTCGGCGAAGCAGTTTGCCGCTGCGATGGTTGCGGCTGAAGCCAAGGAGGGGGTTGCCGCCTTCCTAGAGCACCGTCGGCCCGCTTGGGCGGCGGGCCATGAAGCAGATTCAGATCATCCAGTGCGGGCCGTCAGCGCAGCCACATGCGCGACCCGTCCTGCAGAGGAGAACGCATGA
- a CDS encoding acyl-CoA carboxylase subunit beta — protein MALFRSRIDTASDGFVGNREAMLALVRQLRDLENRARQASERSTDRFARRGQLLPRERLARVLDPGAPFLELQNLIGFGMTDSGEDADRDASVPGGNQLVGIGFISDARCVVVVTDSGINAGAFNNAGSAKIARAQSIAFTNRMPFVHLVESAGANIPAYRVENFVSGGQLFAGLARLSAAGIPVITVLHGSSTAGGAYMPGLSDVVIAVRGCAKMFLAGPPLLKAATGEVATDEDLGGAQMHADVSGSVEFLAEDDNDAIRLCRQVVGRLGWGRTNLRPSLTGFAEPVYDPDEIAGVVPVDYRTSYDVREVIARIVDGSQLSDFKPRYGAQTVCIEAEVHGHPVAFVGNNGPIDNSGATKAAHFIQHCAQIGTPITYLQNTTGYMVGTATERGGMIKHGSKMIQAVSTAPVPQFTFMVGASYGAGNYGMCGRGFNPRFLFSWPNARIGLMGSSQAAMTMRIVAEAAAQRKGETLASEAIARNDRIITDVLERQSDAFYTSGRGLDDGVVDPRDTRRVLAFMLATAAEADQLDLKPVTFAVARM, from the coding sequence GTGGCCTTGTTCCGCAGCCGAATCGACACGGCGAGCGACGGTTTCGTAGGTAACCGAGAGGCAATGCTGGCGCTGGTTCGGCAGCTACGCGATTTGGAAAATCGGGCCCGACAGGCTTCAGAGCGCTCGACGGACCGTTTCGCTCGCCGCGGCCAACTGTTGCCGCGCGAGCGGTTGGCCCGTGTTCTGGACCCGGGCGCGCCGTTTCTTGAATTGCAGAACCTCATCGGTTTCGGGATGACCGACAGCGGCGAAGATGCCGACCGGGATGCCTCCGTACCCGGGGGGAACCAATTGGTGGGAATCGGGTTCATCTCGGATGCCCGTTGTGTAGTCGTCGTAACCGACAGCGGGATCAACGCTGGCGCGTTCAATAACGCTGGCAGCGCGAAGATCGCACGCGCCCAATCGATTGCATTCACTAACCGAATGCCGTTCGTGCACCTTGTCGAAAGTGCCGGCGCCAACATCCCCGCCTACCGAGTGGAGAACTTCGTCAGCGGCGGGCAGTTGTTCGCCGGGCTCGCGCGACTGTCCGCCGCGGGGATCCCGGTCATCACGGTGTTACACGGATCATCCACGGCTGGTGGGGCGTACATGCCTGGCCTGTCCGACGTGGTGATTGCCGTTCGAGGGTGCGCCAAGATGTTCTTGGCCGGACCACCGCTGTTGAAGGCGGCTACCGGAGAGGTTGCCACCGACGAGGATCTTGGTGGTGCACAAATGCACGCCGACGTGTCGGGGTCGGTGGAGTTCCTCGCCGAGGATGACAACGATGCGATCCGGCTGTGCCGTCAAGTAGTCGGCAGGTTGGGTTGGGGTCGGACCAATCTGCGACCCTCCCTGACCGGCTTCGCCGAGCCGGTCTATGACCCGGATGAGATCGCTGGGGTTGTCCCGGTCGACTACCGCACCTCCTACGACGTGCGGGAGGTTATCGCCCGGATCGTCGACGGCTCCCAGCTGAGCGACTTCAAGCCACGCTACGGCGCACAGACGGTCTGCATCGAGGCCGAAGTTCATGGCCATCCGGTGGCGTTCGTCGGCAACAACGGTCCGATTGACAACAGCGGGGCCACCAAGGCCGCACACTTCATCCAGCACTGCGCTCAGATCGGCACTCCGATTACGTATCTACAGAACACCACCGGCTACATGGTGGGGACGGCAACCGAGCGCGGAGGAATGATCAAGCACGGCTCCAAGATGATCCAAGCCGTGTCCACCGCTCCGGTTCCACAGTTCACGTTCATGGTCGGTGCCAGCTACGGAGCCGGGAACTACGGAATGTGCGGTCGCGGCTTCAACCCTCGGTTTCTGTTCAGCTGGCCTAACGCGCGAATCGGATTGATGGGTTCCAGTCAAGCGGCCATGACGATGCGGATCGTCGCGGAGGCAGCGGCTCAGCGCAAGGGCGAGACGTTGGCGTCCGAGGCCATCGCCCGCAACGACCGGATTATCACCGATGTACTGGAACGACAATCCGATGCGTTCTACACCTCTGGTCGCGGGCTCGACGACGGCGTTGTCGATCCGCGCGACACTCGCCGCGTGCTGGCATTCATGCTGGCGACTGCCGCGGAGGCAGACCAGCTCGACCTGAAACCGGTGACCTTTGCCGTAGCCCGAATGTAA